The following are from one region of the Capsicum annuum cultivar UCD-10X-F1 chromosome 1, UCD10Xv1.1, whole genome shotgun sequence genome:
- the LOC107856081 gene encoding high affinity nitrate transporter 2.5, whose product MENMDLESKSVHRDFVLPVDSEDKATKFRVYSVSAPHMRAFHLSWISFFACFVSTFAAPPLVPIIRDNLDLTATDIGNAGIAAVSGAVFGRIAMGIACDLFGSRLASSALILLTAPAVFLTSIANSAVSFLLVRFFTGFSLATFVSTQFWMSSMFSAKVVGTANGIAGGWGNLGGGATQLIMPLVFSLIHKIGATPFTAWRIAFFIPALFQALSAYAVFFFGQDMPDGDYAKLHKSGEKHKDNISDVLYHAVTNYRGWILALTYGYCFGVELTVDNIIAQYFFDRFNVNLHTAGIIAASFGLANLFSRPGGGTLSDIMAKRFGMRGRLWALWIMQTLGGLLCVLLGKVESLSGSIAVMLVFSVFCQAACGLTFGVVPFVSRRSLGIISGMTGGGGNIGAVLTQVIFFRGTRYSTETGITYMGIMIICCTLPIMFIYFPQWGGMFYGPSSKGLTEEDYYMKEWSLKEKENGFHQSSMKFAGNSTSERGKKVESAPTPIDGTPNT is encoded by the exons ATGGAAAACATGGACTTGGAATCTAAATCCGTTCACAGAGATTTTGTTTTGCCAGTTGATTCTGAAGATAAAGCTACTAAATTCAGAGTGTATTCTGTTTCGGCACCTCATATGAGAGCATTTCATCTTTCTTGGATATCTTTCTTTGCTTGTTTTGTTTCCACATTTGCTGCTCCACCTCTTGTTCCGATTATCCGCGACAATCTTGATCTTACAGCTACTGATATTGGAAATGCAGGGATTGCAGCAGTTTCTGGTGCAGTTTTCGGGAGAATTGCTATGGGAATAGCTTGTGATTTGTTCGGTTCAAGACTTGCATCATCTGCACTTATTCTGTTAACTGCACCAGCTGTTTTCTTAACGTCTATCGCCAATTCAGCAGTCTCTTTCCTTCTTGTTCGTTTCTTCACAGGGTTTTCTTTAGCCACTTTTGTTTCCACTCAATTTTGGATGAGTTCTATGTTCTCTGCTAAGGTCGTTGGCACGGCTAATGGGATCGCTGGAGGCTGGGGAAATCTTGGTGGCGGAGCAACACAGTTAATTATGCCTTTGGTCTTTTCACTAATACATAAAATTGGTGCAACTCCATTTACTGCTTGGAGAATTGCGTTTTTTATACCTGCCCTGTTTCAGGCTTTATCAGCGTATGCTGTTTTCTTTTTTGGCCAAGATATGCCTGATGGGGATTATGCAAAACTCCATAAATCTGGTGAAAAGCATAAAGATAATATTTCAGATGTTTTGTATCATGCAGTTACAAATTATAGAGGGTGGATCTTGGCATTGACTTATGGCTATTGTTTTGGTGTTGAACTTACTGTGGACAATATAATTGCACAGTATTTTTTTGACAGGTTTAATGTCAATCTTCATACAGCGGGGATTATTGCAGCTAGTTTTGGTTTAGCAAACTTATTTTCCAGGCCTGGAGGAGGGACGTTGTCTGATATCATGGCGAAAAGGTTCGGTATGAGGGGAAGGCTCTGGGCACTTTGGATTATGCAGACATTAGGGGGCTTACTTTGTGTTCTTTTAGGGAAAGTTGAATCTTTAAGTGGTTCTATTGCTGTGATGCTTGTGTTTTCGGTGTTCTGTCAAGCTGCCTGTGGACTAACTTTCGGGGTTGTTCCATTTGTTTCAAGAAG ATCATTGGGCATAATTTCGGGGATGACCGGAGGAGGTGGAAACATTGGAGCAGTGCTAACACAAGTAATTTTCTTCAGAGGAACAAGATATTCGACAGAAACAGGAATTACATACATGGGAATCATGATTATTTGTTGCACTCTCCCCATTATGTTTATATACTTCCCACAATGGGGTGGAATGTTTTACGGTCCCTCATCGAAAGGCTTAACAGAGGAAGACTACTACATGAAAGAGTGGAGTTTAAAGGAAAAAGAGAATGGTTTTCACCAGTCAAGCATGAAATTTGCTGGAAATAGTACAAGTGAAAGAGGCAAAAAAGTTGAATCAGCACCTACACCTATAGATGGAACTCCTAATACATAA